TGAGAACAGCCTTAACCTTATTATACGGATACGGTATAATTTTTCGTCAATTTCGTAGAAagctatattttttttttctttattctaCAGGGTACTTCAAAATATTCGCCTATCATAGAGTTTCCATCATGATGATCGCAGGATCAGTTTTCGgtgaacacataatttagagtGGTAACAGCTTAAACggtaatctttaaaaaatagcGACTCGCGTGTGCACTTCTGTGTTTTACAACGTTCGGAAACGTAACGATCGCTGACATTCGAGTGTTCGTTAATTCTGAGGAcgcgtttttttttgtttttttttttaatcaccGGAGATATTCTATTTTTAATGTATGAATTCATCGATTTTATTTTCGGTTCGATTATATTACGCGATACCAATCGCTTTGCACAAAAATCTCAGTCATTCCGACAATAAGTGATCTTCTTTAACTCTAGAAAAAACTAGGCAAAGAGAAATTTCTCGAGACTTACAATTAGAAGATATTTGTAACACGGTGTTTTGTAAAATGTTTGACAGAAGATCGATACTGGAGGATCGTGTTTGATTCATTAAAATGTACTCGTTGAATCAAAACCGACTAACATAAAAATAagtgtaaaaatatttaataaatgtaaAGCAAATTCGAAATTATTGAATGTATATGAAATGAACGTGAAACTATTTAATGGATATAAAATGAACGTGGAATTATTTAATGAATATAAAGTAAATGTAGAATTATTTAATGAGtataaaataaatgtagaaCTATTTAatgaatgtaaaataaatgtagAATTATTTAATGAGtataaaataaatgtagaaCTATTTAgcgaatataaaataaatgcaGAATTAATTctcgaatataaaatatatgtaggACTATTTAATGagtataaaataaatgtataattatttcaCGAATATAAAATAAACGTAGAACAATTTAATGAATAGAAAATAAACGCAGAACTGTTtaatgaatataaaataaacataGAACAATTtaatgaatataaaataaacgcagaactgtttaatgaatataaaataaatgtagaaTTATTTGacgaatatataataaatgcagaactgtttaatgaatataaaataaacgTGGAACTATTTAATGAATAGCATCTATTTAATAAACTACAATATCGTTGAACGTTcgtaaaatatacaaaagatTCCTAAAACGAATGCGAAACCGTATCTGCCCAAATCCTGTTCATTCTGAAGCACCCTGTCGATTCGTGTAATAAAGCGTGCAAACACAACAGCAACCTCTCCGACCTCGTCCACGTGTAAACACTAGCTAGTGTTGTTGCCTTGGAGATTACGATTTAAACACTTCCAAAATCCTACGATCGACGCACTcgtcaatatattattataaacaacaGGAGATGTTCCTCGTCCCAGTGAAAATCACTGCGCCTCCATTAATTCACGACTGAGGTAATGGAATTGTCAGACGTCTCGCGACGCGTTTACTTATGGAACACATTTTCGATCTTTGATCGACGCTTTGTAATTCGATTCGAACTGTTTCTCGTGTAAAAAATACAGTTTATCTTCAATATGCAAAAACACAATCTTAACGCCGTCACTTAGTCACTGTCCCCTTCGTAGAAGGTGTCCGGCGTTAAGGAGGCCTCCTGCTAGTCCTCGTCGACGATCTCGCAACTGTGATACTTGCTCGATGAGTCCAGCCAGCTTTCCACGCCGCTCGAAGCTAGATCGTCGCAGGAAGGCATTTCAGGCAGCGGTTCCATGTTCGGTGCACCTTTCTTCGAAAGATTGTTTGCTGGCCGATCTTTCATGGTCGTGGATCCTAAAAGTAATTCGCAGTCGGTGAACCTTTCTCCTTGGAATGTACTTAATTATTCGGATCGATCTCGATCGATGTTGgattaaattgaaaaaaaataattaaagtaGCATCGAGACACTTGGGACAGACGAATTGAATAAAACGATTCAGGATGTTACTGGATATTTTGacaaattttcttcgaagcACACTTATAAACTATACAGGgtgaattatttaattttttcacTAAAATATTTCTTGTACAACAAGCGTTGTGTAATGAGTTCTTTTTGTTGTATACAGAACAAATTTTGAACGAAAATCGTACAATATCAGGCAGAGCATGTTATACACTCGTGGACACAgcagtatatgtatatatattacttacatATGATTAAAAGAGTGTTATCAGAATTATCTTTGTCAATGTAAACAAAAGCCGGAGAGAAAATTCATCCTTTTCCGAATAATTTCAGTaagataaaaataatgtaaaatcatGCTTGTGTGACTTtcaagtagcttcaaatggcaaTTCGCTAGTGGTAACGTcctaccgtttgaaattctGTCTACTCATTTTAGTGATAAATtgcagaaaatccgcagtctatttactaGATCGCTATGAAAGTGTACAGTACCATTTTCGGAAGACAGAGAGGCCTCTTTCCTACGGATTAAGGCTTGTCTAGATGCTCTTGGACTTCTGTACTCGCCGCTTATACTTAAACCTGCGCTAATAGTTGGTAGTCTGATGTCTAGATGGGATCCCTTGTCTGTAACAATCTAATCAGGTGTTCAATTAAAAATGACGTAGCGAACAGTTCCATTCCTAATGAAAATTATATGGTTAGAGAATTACGAGGGAACtttctaaaatattattttgtagctaacactTTTTTGTTTAGTTATTACAATTGGATGCAGCAAATATATCATTACAAGTTACATCGAATACAAATACTCTTCatttcttgaaatatttaatagCAGAAGTGTAAAATGTGAAGCAAGGGTGCATCCATTATATTGTAAAATGCgatcttcatttatttatgcGACTGTGATCATTTGTGTGAAAAGGTATCTCTTCAATATcgctataattaatttatagttaattATAATCTGTACTATCTgtgataaataatatttatcaatctatattataataatatctatatatattatagatagagtataatattatatattacattatattattataatatagtatttaatagtatagtattatattactatatctattatattatattattataatatactatttagtagtatagtattattatattactatatgtagtagtataatatttatagtattattatagatagtattatattatatattacagatGGTAAAGATTACAATATGACTACAAAGAAGAAAGGaatataaagtatatatatatatatatatatataagaaacgAATATATCACGAAACCCTGTAAGGGATCATTAATAAACTCTACTAccatctataatatataatataatactatctAAAACTAATAATAGTATCGTCTAGTACCAAAATACACCGCGTAAGTACTGAAATAGTTACCTTGTTATTCATGGCATAAAGTTTCGTAGCTATATCTCTAGCAACCAACGTCGTTAGCACGGTCGCAAGATACGCTTCCTTAACGAGTAAGTACTCCAACGCAGATCTTTGCCAAAATAAGTATCTGCACGAGCTCGCAGCAACAATGGATACCTAGAACGAACGAAAATAACGATCACTACAAACATTTCTCTGTAACAATTTGTCTTATTTTTGGACCAAGACTTTCatcgatagactgcggatcattatGCGACATAAAAATGATCTGCATTCATGGTAGAAAATAGCAGTCACAAAAGAGCCTGATTTTTCTTCCCGTAGTTTAAATTAATTCTTCTCTATTGTGCACTATATCTTCGCTTATTTTTATACGACGTTAATAGGCCGTCgtctataatttaaaaaatcaggtCGCCCGTAGCGATTCGAAAATTGACCACCCCTTGCTTAAATGAATGAAAAATTCTGCTGTCATTCGCCACCCTAACAGAATACGAAACAGTACTAATCTAAATATGCAGATTGAGAAATTTATGTGCGTCTCGTATAGGTGAGAAGACTTTCCTTTCCGAGCAAGAGTTATTGCGAACGATACCATACTCGCAATCGTTTCATGATTATTCAACGGCAATTAGAtgtaaaaaaaacaaaaagataCCGCGTTACGCAAGTCGAAAGTCGTTCTTACCTTAAATTTGTCGTCAACGGATGCTCTGGAGCTCTCGAACTCCGGGGAATCGAGAAACTCGCACGGCAGTATAGGATGCAAGAAATTCGAATCGCTGAGTACGTTCACTTTGCCGCTCAACAGCAAGCCCAGTCTATCGGTCCGAGTTAGGTTCTGCATGGCGTACGCCTCGCCAGCGTGAAGCGACATTATAGATGCAAATTCCGGAGATACTAGTCTTTTGAATTGTAGTCGCGAGACCTGTTACGCAAACAGAGAGAAATTAGCGGTAACGCGTCACTGCGCTCGAGAAAGGGAGCGCAAACTATGTATACGTTTCAGAGAAATAAGTCGAGTCACACGTGTGTACCGTCCCTGAAATTTTCAAGCAAAACGTTTCTGTCGtgtcaaaatcatttttctgcgTGTTAACATTTTGGAATAATCGGAATCTTATCCTTTGCTTCGTTCCGATCTGAATTCTTTGCTTCGACTTGTTGAAAGCGTTCTTGAAAACGTTCTTGAAAAAGCTCTTTGCATGGACGTGTTGAAGAAGTTCTTCGCTGTATAGAAGCTTCAATTGCTAATATCTGAactgaataatttattaaaatggtATTTGTATGCGCCTGCTTAGAACAAGTAGAAACGGCAAGCGATGGTCAGATGCCTCAGACGAGTTCTACTCGATAATAAACTGCGGATCTCTTCGTGCGCTTACGATAAGAATTAATGAAAAAATTTACAATCGAATTCACAGTCGAAAGATACTtcagaagaatttaaagatGCTGTCACATTCTTTGCAACTCGTTAAAAGTAAAATCAAAAGAAATAAATCTGCGCGATATCAGCTTCTTGCgattagtgcagacaattttcattttgcataaaagtgcCTAATAATAAGCGTGTTCAACGAACACGCAAACGTTGTAGTTTGTTCCCAGCATGTGCATACAATGGATTTCTATTCCGCGATGCAAATTACGGCATGTTTGTCGTAATGcagattaaccccttaacgcatagttttttttttttttaaaaccgaccaaagaaaatcaatttttatatactgcgcttttgttccatggaaaaaggctatattttattcttgaacaaataagtgatatagcttacaatcccatgtaaatgataaatatcaataaaacgattttttttctttgctttcacattgttattttcaattctcgattatattcgggtgtgaaaaattatagcagcataaaatacgacgccgctcgaattatctcgagtgtgcagaGTTTGGCTTGTTTAGCGCGTTCGAATTAACTCTAGCGTACAAGTTAAAGGGTTAATTTGTCACAATGTAAATAACAATGAACTTTTTCTCTCGCGTAGAGAATCGAAGAGGAGATTTCTGGACAACGTACTTTAAACGGATAGAAAAGCGTGTGATACACTTCCTCCAGTTCCGGGTCGAACCTGACCGGCCTCATTTGATAAACGATGTAAACCAGCTGTCCCATGTTCAGTACCAGGAAGCTGAAGTTCCAGGAGAATATGTCCGGCGCGCATATCACGTGCCATGCCCAACCAGAAAGCAGCATGAACCCTTGAAAAAAGATCATCGTTTTACAAACGCTGAATGATCGGAATCACGATTTTTCCTCACGAAGAAGTCACGTGGCATTTCGCTGTACAATTAACGCGTCGTTAGATTAGGATCGCAGCCTACAGTAGGccgaatatagacaaaagtaaGATGATCGAAGTCGCGTGACTTGGCATCGGTACGATCAGATTTACACGGAAATAGCCTAACTTCCACAAATAGAACCTTGGTTGTATTAACGATAGGGATGCATTTGTGACGAAAGTGTGcagctgaaatataaaactgTGAAATATAAAACTTTGATGGTAGAATCATACTATTTTCAGTCTAtgaaaatgaaagaaagaattgatttttatttcatttctgtttaaTCTGTGGAAAATTCGCAGTCTGATTATTGTACGTAGGCAACctcgatattattatataatattatataatattattatactatacatattatattatatgtatttttattatattacgtatattattaatattatataatattacataataaccCCATAGAGATCACTTGAAGCAATCGATGGCATATCGATGCCCGAGTATCGAGAATAAGTTGCTTCCGCATTTGTTTACGTAAGATTCATTTAGCGACAGATAAACCTTAATCGGAAATGCTTGAAGAAGGCTGTCCCACTAATGTTTGCCTTGAAACGTATCGGCACCAGTAAACGGAGCATGAAATTATCTGCGAATTGTTCCAAGCAGAGAAATATGTATCGCTTAGAAAATGTCTTATCCTGCAAATAAGTCGGTCGTACATGTTCGAACCTCAATCTATTCAAATTGCGCGGATAACGCGATTCTTCTTCCTCGCCTGAAACCGAATTGTTGCCGCAACTTATTCGcgaattttattataatctaAAAATCGATCTATTCGGCCTAATTTCGCAGCTTCGAACCCATTAGCTGAATCACTTTTAGGCGACGATTAACCAATTTCTCTTGTCACTTGACACGTTCGCTACCAGAGTCACTAAACGCACACaatcataattattatacttatcGTACTGAATACGTCGCGTTAGAAacaattatattcatatttataaacACTATACACAATTATACTTATCGCAGATATCGTATCAAACGCGCTCTCTTCAAAAACGTGTTAAAAAGTGGTCGATTAAATTCTCCAAATTTTCGAACTATCATTCTACGTGTTAAAATCCGAAATAATTATCGTCAGAAAATTCATTCGACGTTCTTCACGGGAATTACAAAATCGTGATCGTCGCGCGTGTGTCACGCTGCCAGCGAACGCGTTTAATTGCGCTTAAttcgttcgaatcgttcgacTCGACGAATCGGACGGGATCGTCGTCGAGATTCAAGAGCCGCAGCATTTCTTTGCCAGCGATTTTCGTAGATAGGCGTACGATGATACGTACGTTGGTTCCTGGGCGATCGTAGGGATGACAGATATTGGAAACGCTCACCGATAATTAGGACGGAGTGCATAAACAGTATGCCCTTTCTCGAGGACGGCGCCGCGTACGACAGCGCGAAACAAAAGTTCGCCAGCTGGAACAGTATGTGTTGCGGTTGCTGCCAGAGGCACAAGGCCGTGTTACCTGCAACGCGGTGATCCATCGGAATTAGACATGCACAGACGCGCACAGTTGTATCAGAGAACAGAAGTGTCACCTGGGATTTACCTAGTGCTGTGATATTGTACGAAGGAAGTGGGTCATGTCCGAGACCGGGGCTCATCTTGCCTATCGGTGATTGGAGTTAAAGGGAGAGGAAGAACGACTGCCTCGAGTATTACTTAGTATCCATTCTCACTGGTTTGTTTTGGTCAAATTTGCCAGTGTCCTCCTGTCCTTGCAGGGGCGCGGCGTATGCATCGCGCAGGGGCGCTTGCGCCGGCCTTTCGCGATCGATTGTTCTTCAGGGTTGGTCATGCAGGGTTGCTCGCCGATGCTCCGAGGGAGGATATCTACCGAAGGCAAGGACAAAGTAGGACAAAGTTGCATCGACGATGGCAACGAGTGATCATCGCACACCAGTCGCCTAATGTTTGAAGTTTTATCGACGCAAGGTACTGCGACAGCTTCGATAACTTCCAGACAGTGCAGTTCTTGC
This genomic stretch from Megalopta genalis isolate 19385.01 chromosome 5, iyMegGena1_principal, whole genome shotgun sequence harbors:
- the LOC117219822 gene encoding popeye domain-containing protein 3 isoform X1, whose amino-acid sequence is MSPGLGHDPLPSYNITALGKSQVTLLFSDTTVRVCACLIPMDHRVAGNTALCLWQQPQHILFQLANFCFALSYAAPSSRKGILFMHSVLIIGFMLLSGWAWHVICAPDIFSWNFSFLVLNMGQLVYIVYQMRPVRFDPELEEVYHTLFYPFKVSRLQFKRLVSPEFASIMSLHAGEAYAMQNLTRTDRLGLLLSGKVNVLSDSNFLHPILPCEFLDSPEFESSRASVDDKFKVSIVAASSCRYLFWQRSALEYLLVKEAYLATVLTTLVARDIATKLYAMNNKIVTDKGSHLDIRLPTISAGLSISGEYRSPRASRQALIRRKEASLSSENGSTTMKDRPANNLSKKGAPNMEPLPEMPSCDDLASSGVESWLDSSSKYHSCEIVDED
- the LOC117219822 gene encoding popeye domain-containing protein 3 isoform X2; the encoded protein is MSPGLGHDPLPSYNITALGNTALCLWQQPQHILFQLANFCFALSYAAPSSRKGILFMHSVLIIGFMLLSGWAWHVICAPDIFSWNFSFLVLNMGQLVYIVYQMRPVRFDPELEEVYHTLFYPFKVSRLQFKRLVSPEFASIMSLHAGEAYAMQNLTRTDRLGLLLSGKVNVLSDSNFLHPILPCEFLDSPEFESSRASVDDKFKVSIVAASSCRYLFWQRSALEYLLVKEAYLATVLTTLVARDIATKLYAMNNKIVTDKGSHLDIRLPTISAGLSISGEYRSPRASRQALIRRKEASLSSENGSTTMKDRPANNLSKKGAPNMEPLPEMPSCDDLASSGVESWLDSSSKYHSCEIVDED